One part of the Dysidea avara chromosome 10, odDysAvar1.4, whole genome shotgun sequence genome encodes these proteins:
- the LOC136268699 gene encoding AP-5 complex subunit mu-1-like — translation MMQGPGIATATPMLSRKLHFSTLPEQFTSCSYTISDLIFLPIRGFYQMKGDSSLKLLLQLKLDQNVKNSFEKCEVHLPFYHRGPIERVDNISPASVQLSLSQDKYKIIWNIGQKFPTKSLELFLQATVHFP, via the exons ATGATGCAG GGTCCTGGTATTGCCACTGCTACACCCATGCTAAGTCGTAAATTACATTTCTCAACTCTACCAGAACAATTTACCTCATGTAGTTATACTATATCAGATTTGATATTTTTACCCATTAGAGGTTTCTACCAGATGAAG GGTGATTCAAGTCTTAAACTTTTACTGCAACTTAAACTGGATCAAAATGTCAAGAACAGTTTTGAGAAGTGTGAAGTCCACTTACCATTTTATCACAG AGGTCCTATTGAAAGAGTGGACAACATCTCACCAGCCTCAGTACAACTTTCTTTATCACAAGACAAATATAAGATCATTTGGAACATTG GCCAGAAATTTCCTACCAAGAGTCTAGAGTTGTTCTTACAAGCTACGGTACATTTTCCTTAA
- the LOC136268700 gene encoding E3 ubiquitin-protein ligase TRIM71-like, with product MAAIELKRVTDHATCPVCLQLYKCPKVLPCQHSYCQECLIKLEKDKKITCPECRKIAEVPAKGVKDFPTNFTLTHLIDDFFLRWQDRGTVNCEVCVEKDLVTSFCSLFMCQTCQTFHKRSRDTHQHVIVYLEEPSQLKVAQPQRTLPNCPDHDLELKFYCDTCERLVCVYCTMNEHAQHSHGAIKKMAAKHREQLKKTTAPLNDMITKLSQAHDNITGTKKRVLQQHKTVDKDIDQFFDNVIQKVQQQRQQLKQELHNKVSGKVKLLTTQLEEVECVKAHVVSVNELASEVEESCDDEMLSGEKQLVHRIYEVTDTYYKTYLVPKEIDSSYFIPCDPKPFPQFGHVHTKEYSPQCEADIPVVVQSKLVEFTIITKDVKGIPLTSGGGVVKVKLDSGRGNIQSVTVKDSNNGRYTGSFNTELGGHHQLSVTIGGQHIKGSPLSFIASRDYSKLSRSNKVINDNGKMGQPRGVAFSSDHHWAVAEINNDCVYIFNEQDQLVRKIGSCGDGAGQFNGPRGVSFDDDNFLYVVDGDNHRVQKFDLTGHYILQFGRLGSNDKELNCPFGITVHHNKVYIADRRNHRISVYQTDGTYCFSFGSRGSGPGQFQYPFNVAVTPDNTLLVADSQGNCIQSFQLDGAFIHRVGTKGSDKGQLNAPSSITVDPNGYILVTEYYNHRVSIFDKKFNYICSFGSKGTGNNQFSYPCGIAIAPNGSVYISDDDNKRIIIY from the coding sequence ATGGCTGCCATAGAACTGAAAAGAGTCACTGATCATGCCACATGTCCTGTGTGCTTACAACTATACAAATGTCCCAAAGTGTTGCCATGTCAGCACTCTTACTGTCAAGAATGCCTCATCAAGTTAGAGAAAGATAAAAAGATCACATGTCCAGAATGTAGAAAGATCGCAGAAGTACCAGCCAAAGGAGTGAAAGATTTCCCTACCAATTTCACACTCACTCATCTAATTGATGACTTCTTCCTAAGATGGCAAGACAGAGGCACAGTGAACTGTGAGGTTTGTGTAGAGAAAGACCTGGTTACCTCTTTCTGTTCCTTGTTCATGTGCCAGACATGTCAGACCTTCCACAAACGTAGCAGGGACACACACCAACATGTCATTGTCTACTTGGAGGAGCCTAGTCAACTTAAAGTTGCTCAACCTCAGAGGACACTTCCCAATTGTCCAGATCATGACCTTGAGTTGAAGTTTTACTGTGACACTTGTGAGAGGTTGGTGTGTGTCTACTGTACCATGAATGAACACGCTCAACACTCTCATGGTGCTATCAAGAAAATGGCTGCCAAACACAGAGAGCAACTGAAGAAGACCACTGCCCCACTGAATGACATGATCACTAAATTGTCACAGGCTCATGACAACATCACTGGCACAAAGAAGAGAGTGTTACAACAACATAAAACTGTTGACAAAGACATTGATCAGTTCTTTGACAATGTGATACAGAAGGTACAACAGCAACGTCAACAACTGAAACAAGAGCTCCACAACAAAGTTAGTGGGAAAGTAAAGCTGTTGACAACGCAACTAGAAGAGGTGGAGTGTGTGAAGGCTCATGTGGTGAGTGTGAATGAGTTGGCTAGTGAAGTGGAGGAGAGCTGTGATGATGAGATGTTGTCAGGAGAGAAACAATTAGTACATCGTATCTATGAAGTGACTGACACTTACTACAAAACTTACTTAGTTCCCAAAGAAATTGACAGTTCTTATTTTATACCATGTGACCCCAAGCCATTTCCGCAATTTGGCCATGTTCATACTAAAGAGTATTCCCCACAATGTGAAGCTGATATTCCTGTGGTTGTACAAAGCAAACTAGTTGAGTTCACTATCATCACTAAAGATGTCAAGGGAATTCCCCTCACCAGTGGAGGAGGTGTGGTCAAGGTGAAGCTGGATAGTGGGAGGGGCAACATTCAATCAGTGACAGTGAAGGACAGCAACAATGGAAGATACACAGGATCCTTCAACACTGAACTGGGAGGACATCATCAACTATCAGTGACCATTGGAGGACAGCACATTAAGGGGAGTCCCCTCTCCTTCATTGCCTCAAGAGACTACTCCAAATTGAGCAGGTCCAACAAAGTCATCAATGATAATGGTAAGATGGGTCAACCCAGAGGAGTGGCTTTCAGTAGTGATCATCACTGGGCAGTAGCTGAAATTAACAATGACTGTGTTTACATATTTAATGAACAAGATCAACTAGTGAGGAAGATTGGCAGTTGTGGTGATGGTGCTGGGCAGTTTAATGGACCACGTGGAGTATCATTTGatgatgataatttcttgtatgTGGTAGATGGTGACAATCACAGGGTGCAGAAATTTGACCTCACTGGCCACTACATTCTCCAGTTTGGAAGACTGGGATCAAATGACAAGGAACTGAATTGTCCGTTTGGTATCACAGTCCATCACAACAAGGTGTATATTGCTGATCGTCGTAATCATCGTATTTCAGTATATCAAACAGATGGTACCTACTGCTTCTCATTTGGGTCGCGAGGTAGTGGACCTGGTCAGTTCCAGTACCCATTCAATGTTGCTGTTACTCCTGACAACACTTTATTAGTGGCTGATAGTCAGGGTAACTGTATCCAGTCATTTCAACTTGATGGTGCCTTCATCCACAGGGTTGGCACCAAGGGTAGTGATAAGGGTCAACTAAACGCTCCGTCATCTATCACTGTTGATCCTAATGGGTATATCCTTGTGACAGAATATTATAACCATCGAGTGTCAATCTTTGACAAAAAATTCAACTACATTTGCTCCTTTGGTTCCAAGGGAACCGGTAACAATCAATTTAGTTATCCTTGTGGCATAGCTATTGCTCCTAATGGAAGTGTCTACATCAGTGACGATGATAATAAGAGGATTATAATATACTAG